TGATGCCGTAACACCATCACTCTTGCCACACTCATCCGACGCGGCGGTATAGGCTGATGCATTGATGGTGAAGTATTTGCCAGTTTCAAGCTTATCCCAGAGATGGACCTGCTTTTCTTTCCAGCGAGCAAGCTTTTTCTCGTCACCCGTGAGTTCACCCTTGACTGTTACTGCCACCTTATCCGGTTCGGTTCCAAAGGTCCAGATAAGCATGAGTGGATCCGCAGCAATATCATAGCGCGACGGCATAAGCGGCAACTCCAAACTGGCCGCTGAGGCAGAAGCCACAGGAATAAACGCTGTCAACACGATAATGGTAGAAATCAAAGCGGGGAGGAATTGCATAGTATACCTTTACATATGAACTGGCGGCGTAGATCCGATCCAGTAAGACCAACATCGGCCAGGTCGGTTTTTTGAGCGCGACTAAACATACTAGCATATTTCTGTATCTGTGTCAATACTAATGATGAGTGCTCCGAGATCCTCTACTATCGCAGCTATTCAATAGCTTGCCATGGCTTGAATATGCCCTATTGACAAATTCGTGAGTATTTGTCACAATTCTTCAGCGGCTATCAGCCACAACTCGTCCACTAACAACTTGGAGAAGAATAAATGCCTAATAACGCACAAAAACGACTCTTGATAATCCTCGCAAAAGATGGTGACCCCCACTCTCAGGGGGCCCAGGTATGGCCGATCCAAACAATCTGCCATCATCTGCAAAGTCATTTCCCAGACCACTCGTACACCTTCAGTGCTGTTTGCCACTCCTTAGCGCAACTCATCACCCTACGCTGGGTGTCGACAGTAGATCACGAGGAAGCATCACGGTACCGGCTAACAGAGCAGGGACACGCTGAGGCGATGCGCCTCCGGGAGGAGCAGGCGAGTCTCGATTACGTTGAGCTTGCTCCCGATGCTGCCGGTGACTCTCACTAGGGGTCTATTAGCAACAAAAAAGGGTACCCGCAAACGTGTACCCTTTCACTTTTTCCTGAATTTACTTGATGACTTCTCGGAGGATCTTCACGACTTTCTGTGGTGTGGTCAGCGCTTTTACTAGATAGAAGTGGGTCTCGAATTGTCCGACCTTTTTGAAAGATTCTTGATCGTCCGCGTTCGAGAGGATGACGACCGGGATACGGCAGAGTTTTGGATCCGTCGACAGCTCCGCCAAAACTTCAAAACCGTTCATCTTCGGCATTTGGAGGTCGAGGATGATAGCGTCTGGGGCGTGTTCGCGGATGGCGCGCAGCCCCTCCTCGCCATCTTTGGCCAAGACCGCATCGAAGTTCTCACGGTTCAAATTGAGGAGATAGATCTCTCGGAGATCAGCATCATCATCGATGACGCAGACCTTGGGACGGATAAATGGATGCTCTTCCATAGTGATTCCAGTATACACCACACGCCCGCCCCAGTGTAGCGGTTGTCCTAGGCGCACCCGAGGCTCCGCGATATACTGTGACCATATGACATGGAATCCCCTCAACCCAGAAGAAGAACACGTCATTGTCGCTCATGGGACGGAAGCGCCCTTTTCAGGTGAATACGACACCCTCTTTGCCCCAGGCACCTATCTCTGCCGGCGTTGCAATGCCCCGCTCTATGCGGCCCAGACGAAATTTGATGCTGGTTGCGGTTGGCCGGCCTTTGATGCTGATTTCCCTGGCGCCGTGAAGCGGATCATGGATACGGATGGCCAACGGACCGAGATCCGCTGCACTCACTGCGATGGTCATCTGGGACATGTCTTCCTCGGCGAGCATCTGACCGACCAGGACACGCGCCACTGCGTGAACTCACGCTCGCTCCGTTTCATTCCCGAAGGCAAAGAGCTACCACCCGTGCTTGAAAAAGAATAATTATGAGAATCAAAAAAGCGATATTGGCTGGCGGCTGCTTCTGGTGCACCGAGGCGATCTACAAACGGCTCAGAGGTGTCCTAACCGTCACGCCCGGTTATGCCGGCGGCACGACCGAAAACCCGACCTATGAGGAGGTTTCGAGCGGGACAACCGGCCACGCCGAGGCCATCCAGATCGAATATGATGCAGACATGATTTCCTACGAAAAGCTACTCACTATTTTTTTCGCCACCCACGATCCGACGACTTTGAATCAGCAGGGGGCCGATGTCGGAACACAGTATCGTTCCGTGATTTTCTCCACAGACGAAACAGAGAAAGAGGCTGCCGAAAGCATTGTGAGAAAACTAGAGGCTGAGGGAATCTACCCCGACCCAATCGTTACCGAGATTGCGCCGTTCACTTATTTCTATCCAGCTGAAAATTATCATCGCGACTACTACGATCGCAATCGGTCCCAAGGATACTGTCATATCGTCATCAGTCCCAAAATCGCCAAGCTCATGAAGGAATACCCCGCCGACTTGAAGAACGAATTCAGAAAATAGTGTACAATACTGAGCGAGAAAAAGACGGCTCCAAAAGAAAAGATAGGCCGTCTTTTTTGTTTTTGAAATCACGTTAGGTCTCTCGGTCCGTCTTCCGCCACTCGGGAACAGAGCCAATTTTCTTTTCGATCTCAGATGCCACGCGGAGAGAACGTTCGTTCATGGGCGGAACGAGCCGGTAGTGCCGCGACAGATCCAATGCTTCGGCGATGTCGATGAGGCTGCCCTCGCTCGTCACCCACTCCGTTCCGAAACGCTTCAGATTGAATGGTCGTGAATATTCGCGCAACGTCTTCCGTCCGGTCGTCGTCAGATAGTATTCGTGGAAATAGGAGAGGGCCAGCTCACGCACCGTCCGGTAGATCGGATCGCGGTACCGCAAGACGCCATGATTCGTTTTGGATAGCGCGCCCCAGTAACCGTTCCGCCGGAAAAGTGTCACCACGTGATCGAAGTCATAACGGAGTGACCGCAGATCGAGGATGAAGGGCTCTGCTCCGTGATACCAGAGTGCGAGTGCCGCTAGGCAAGCCGCCTCGATGCAGTGCGCCTTGCCCTCGCGCAGTATCACCCGCGGTGAGTAAAATGTCGGCCCCGCCTTTTCAAAATTGAAGGGGAGGGTATCGAGATAATCCTGGATCTTCGCTGGGGTCGAGAGCCGCCGGAAAAACGCTTCTTCTTTTCTCGTCAGCCCGAAAATATTTTTTTGCATACATCCAGTATAGCGGGAAAAGAAAAATGTAGAGTCTGCCGGGGTAGGGTCTTAGCCTCTTCCGCTCGGGCCGCGTCGATGCTATGGTAAGAGTCATTCACATCACGCGACTCCTGCCATGCCAAACCCGACGCACCCTCACATCCGACCAGACTATGCTCCCGCACGAGGCATCTTGCAGGGCGGCGGAGTCGTAGTGCTCCCGACCGATACCGTCTACGGCATCGTGGCGAGTGCGCTCATCCCCGAGACCGTCGAGCGAGTCTTCCAATTACGGCAACGGGATACTCACAAGGCTGTGATCGTCCTCATCAGCAACGAGGGAGAACTGAAACGGTTTTCGATCCCTCTCGATGAACAGGCAGGCACATTCCTCCGATCCGTCTGGCCGGGGAGAGTCAGCGTGGTCCTCCCCACGACCGAACCGGCGCGCTGGACGCACTTACACCGGGGCACTGACAGCATCGCCTTCCGCATACCCGCCGATCCAGCACTCCGTGCGTTCTTGAGACGAACCGGACCGCTCATCGCGCCATCAGCCAATACCGCCGGTGAACCAGCCGCGACAAGCATCGATACCGCCAGAAAATA
This is a stretch of genomic DNA from Candidatus Moraniibacteriota bacterium. It encodes these proteins:
- a CDS encoding 3D domain-containing protein, which gives rise to MQFLPALISTIIVLTAFIPVASASAASLELPLMPSRYDIAADPLMLIWTFGTEPDKVAVTVKGELTGDEKKLARWKEKQVHLWDKLETGKYFTINASAYTAASDECGKSDGVTASGLKVTEGRTLACPASYPFGAKIAIEGLGEFRCEDRGGAIRGNKFDIYMETKAQAFAFGRQHLEAKIID
- a CDS encoding response regulator produces the protein MEEHPFIRPKVCVIDDDADLREIYLLNLNRENFDAVLAKDGEEGLRAIREHAPDAIILDLQMPKMNGFEVLAELSTDPKLCRIPVVILSNADDQESFKKVGQFETHFYLVKALTTPQKVVKILREVIK
- a CDS encoding methionine-R-sulfoxide reductase, encoding MTWNPLNPEEEHVIVAHGTEAPFSGEYDTLFAPGTYLCRRCNAPLYAAQTKFDAGCGWPAFDADFPGAVKRIMDTDGQRTEIRCTHCDGHLGHVFLGEHLTDQDTRHCVNSRSLRFIPEGKELPPVLEKE
- the msrA gene encoding peptide-methionine (S)-S-oxide reductase MsrA, with translation MRIKKAILAGGCFWCTEAIYKRLRGVLTVTPGYAGGTTENPTYEEVSSGTTGHAEAIQIEYDADMISYEKLLTIFFATHDPTTLNQQGADVGTQYRSVIFSTDETEKEAAESIVRKLEAEGIYPDPIVTEIAPFTYFYPAENYHRDYYDRNRSQGYCHIVISPKIAKLMKEYPADLKNEFRK
- a CDS encoding threonylcarbamoyl-AMP synthase, yielding MPNPTHPHIRPDYAPARGILQGGGVVVLPTDTVYGIVASALIPETVERVFQLRQRDTHKAVIVLISNEGELKRFSIPLDEQAGTFLRSVWPGRVSVVLPTTEPARWTHLHRGTDSIAFRIPADPALRAFLRRTGPLIAPSANTAGEPAATSIDTARKYFDDRVDLYIDGGTLESAPSTLVRWTPGGIEILRQGAVQIDESLI